One stretch of Chryseobacterium sp. LJ668 DNA includes these proteins:
- the pnuC gene encoding nicotinamide riboside transporter PnuC, producing MNLYDLFIKPYETYTNLQILLEASGAIFGILSVFFSIKKNIWVYPTGIVSTLIYVYILFNIGLLGDCMINAYYAAMSIYGWVLWSKNSKDHIHVDVSWATLKEWIFASALFLFSIIMVTVLYYYKPYIDNRFSFEGISLGLYHLDWANWLDVVTTSIFLVGMWLMAKQRIENWFFWIIGDFICIPMLIYKELGITSVQYLVFTIMAVIGYVNWKKSFKEKKSAKS from the coding sequence ATGAATTTATATGATCTCTTTATAAAACCTTATGAAACCTATACAAACCTCCAAATTCTGCTGGAAGCTTCGGGTGCAATTTTCGGAATCTTAAGTGTTTTTTTTTCTATTAAAAAAAATATTTGGGTATATCCTACCGGAATTGTTTCTACACTAATTTACGTTTACATTTTATTTAACATCGGTTTGCTAGGTGACTGCATGATCAATGCATATTATGCAGCAATGAGCATTTACGGATGGGTCTTGTGGTCAAAAAATTCAAAAGATCATATTCATGTAGACGTTTCGTGGGCTACGCTTAAAGAATGGATTTTTGCAAGTGCTCTTTTCCTGTTCAGTATTATTATGGTAACTGTTTTATATTATTATAAGCCGTATATCGATAATCGATTTTCTTTTGAGGGCATTAGTCTAGGTTTATATCATCTCGATTGGGCAAACTGGCTAGATGTGGTCACCACTTCTATTTTTTTGGTTGGGATGTGGCTAATGGCGAAACAGCGCATTGAGAACTGGTTTTTCTGGATCATCGGAGATTTTATTTGTATTCCTATGCTAATTTATAAAGAGCTGGGTATCACTTCGGTTCAATATTTGGTATTTACCATAATGGCGGTCATTGGATACGTCAATTGGAAAAAAAGTTTTAAAGAAAAAAAATCAGCAAAGTCATGA
- the dapF gene encoding diaminopimelate epimerase, with protein MEFYKYQGTGNDFIMIDNRDLAFPKDKKIIEKLCDRRFGIGADGLILLENDEKYDFKMVYYNSDGGESTMCGNGGRCLVAFASFLDIFENKCSFIATDGEHEADIHNGIVKLKMIDVETISKDGEDFVLNTGSPHYVKYVEDIADFNVFAEGNNIRNSKNYKEKGINVNFIENISDDEIFVRTYERGVEDETFSCGTGVTASALTFLQKSNLTSIKVKTLGGDLKVYAEKDGNSFREIWLEGPAKRVFKGKIDLL; from the coding sequence ATGGAATTTTACAAATATCAGGGAACAGGAAACGACTTTATCATGATCGACAACCGTGATTTAGCCTTTCCGAAAGATAAAAAAATCATTGAAAAATTATGCGACAGACGCTTCGGTATTGGTGCTGACGGCCTTATTTTATTGGAAAATGATGAAAAGTATGATTTTAAAATGGTATACTACAATTCTGATGGCGGAGAAAGTACAATGTGCGGCAACGGCGGAAGATGCTTGGTAGCTTTTGCGTCTTTCTTAGATATTTTTGAAAACAAATGTTCTTTTATCGCAACAGACGGAGAGCATGAAGCTGATATTCATAATGGAATCGTAAAATTAAAAATGATTGATGTTGAAACGATTAGTAAAGACGGTGAAGATTTTGTCTTGAATACCGGTTCGCCACATTATGTAAAATATGTGGAAGATATTGCCGACTTTAATGTTTTTGCCGAAGGAAACAACATCAGAAACTCTAAAAATTACAAAGAAAAAGGCATCAATGTAAATTTCATTGAAAATATTTCTGATGACGAAATATTTGTAAGAACCTATGAACGAGGCGTTGAGGATGAAACTTTCAGTTGCGGAACGGGAGTTACTGCTTCTGCTTTAACTTTCTTACAAAAAAGCAATCTAACCTCCATAAAAGTTAAAACTTTGGGTGGTGATCTCAAAGTGTACGCCGAAAAAGATGGAAATTCTTTCCGTGAAATTTGGCTGGAAGGTCCCGCAAAGCGCGTTTTTAAAGGTAAAATAGATCTTCTTTAA
- the mltG gene encoding endolytic transglycosylase MltG, with product MKKAVLIIILFILAVAGFFGFKFYKKYYGNNVQKDGYVLIPHGAEFKQILDSITPYIDNKEAFIDVAKDKSMDQYFKPGRYHFEKGASNTVLVNMIKAGNQTANSFRIGDFGDIYQMVGKVSKKTELDSLKFINDLNEIASEKGYNNAEDLKKYFFIDTYNFFWTVTPNEFFKKFEDQYNEFWTANRKSKEQKSGLTREQIYSLASIVYKESGGKPDEMKTIAGLYLNRFRTGMKLQSDPTVIYAMNKQTNFKDPIKRVLYKHLATPSPYNTYANAGIPPGPICVVDKNSVDAVLDAENNSYIFMCADPARMGYHKFTASAEQHVINAKAYQDWLNSKNIK from the coding sequence ATGAAAAAAGCTGTTCTCATTATCATTCTCTTCATTCTTGCTGTAGCAGGATTTTTTGGCTTTAAATTTTATAAAAAATATTACGGAAACAACGTACAGAAAGACGGTTATGTTTTGATTCCGCATGGGGCAGAATTTAAGCAGATTTTAGATTCAATTACGCCTTATATTGATAATAAAGAAGCATTCATTGATGTTGCAAAAGATAAATCGATGGATCAGTACTTCAAACCGGGACGTTATCATTTCGAAAAAGGAGCGAGCAACACTGTTCTTGTGAATATGATTAAAGCAGGAAATCAAACTGCAAATTCTTTTAGAATTGGAGATTTTGGAGACATTTATCAGATGGTTGGGAAAGTTTCAAAGAAAACAGAATTGGATTCTTTAAAATTTATAAATGATTTGAATGAAATTGCGTCAGAAAAAGGATATAACAATGCAGAAGATCTAAAAAAATATTTTTTCATTGACACTTATAATTTTTTCTGGACCGTAACTCCGAATGAGTTTTTTAAAAAATTTGAAGATCAGTACAATGAATTTTGGACTGCCAACAGAAAATCAAAAGAACAGAAATCTGGTTTGACGAGAGAGCAGATTTATTCTCTAGCATCGATCGTTTATAAAGAATCCGGTGGTAAACCTGACGAAATGAAAACCATTGCCGGATTGTATTTAAATCGTTTCAGAACAGGAATGAAACTGCAGTCTGATCCTACCGTAATCTATGCAATGAACAAACAAACCAATTTTAAAGATCCTATTAAAAGGGTCTTGTATAAACATTTGGCTACTCCATCGCCTTACAACACCTATGCTAATGCAGGAATTCCGCCGGGACCTATATGTGTAGTCGATAAAAATTCTGTGGATGCTGTTTTAGATGCAGAAAATAACTCCTATATCTTTATGTGTGCTGATCCTGCAAGAATGGGTTATCACAAATTTACGGCCAGTGCAGAACAGCATGTAATCAATGCAAAAGCATATCAGGACTGGCTGAATTCTAAAAATATCAAATAA